The sequence GCAGCGCAAAGGTGTTTGGTGTTTCTGCAAAGTCAATGCAGTGCTCTTATGATGAAAGAGGGAATAGTGTCCCAACCATTCTTCTGATGATGCAAAAGCGTCTTTACTCTGAAGGAGGCCTTCAAGTATGTTCCTTTAATTTCCCTCGGATTACTTAATTACTTGTTATTGTTAACATCATTTATTTAACTAACTTCATTAATTAGGCGGAAGGAATATTCCGAATCAATGCCGAGAACAGCCAAGAGAAGTTTGTTCGAGATCAGTTAAACAAAGGTCTGGTGCCACCTGGAATCGATGTTCATTGCTTATCTGGTTTGATCAAGGTATATTAGCTTAATTAATGAATCTGCTGCTGATATCTGTGATATTCATGATCGACGAATGCTAGAGAATGTTGTTGGATTAGTAAACTAAAGGAATTGGATTGATGGCAAAAGGttatggccaaaaataataaattctgatgatTCTTTAGCGTTTCTCGTTATTAAATTAAAGGGAGTGTGGCTTACAGGCTTGGTTTAGAGAGCTTCCAAGTGGGGTGCTTGATTGTCTAACCCCAGAACAGGTGATGCGCTGCAATTCGGAAGAGGATTGCACTAATCTGGTGAAATTGCTTCCTCCAACAGAAGCTGCACTTCTTGACTGGGCTATCAATCTCATGGCAGATGTTGTCCACCACCAACACTTGAACAAGATGAATGCACGCAACATCGCTATGGTATTTGCCCCCAACATGACACAGgtaagtgttttttttttgttgacaaCTAGAGAATTAAAGAAGGAAATAACAACTACTAAAATTAATGGGCTATTGCCGAATCCAGCCTTTGACAGAATCTTGATATGCAGATGGTGGATCCTCTGACTGCATTGATCCATGCAGTGCAAGTCATGAATTTTCTCAAGACATTGATTCTCAAGACCCTTCAAGAGAGAGATAAATCTACTTCCAAAGAAGATGGTGACAGGGAGGGATCTCTTGAGCAAACTGAGGATGCTACTTGTGCCTCAACACCACCTTCAAAAAGCAAGTTCTCAAGGACTTCTACATTGGGGAGATTAGAATGGTGCATTGAGGAGAAGCTTTGGAGACCTGAGGAAGTAAATGGAAAAAGGGAGTTTGAATGTGTTATAGATGGTAGCCCCTCTTCTAGTTCTAGATATGAGAATAGTTATAGCAGTAATAGTAGATCAAGTATGTATGAGAGTGAACATTG is a genomic window of Arachis ipaensis cultivar K30076 chromosome B06, Araip1.1, whole genome shotgun sequence containing:
- the LOC107646109 gene encoding rho GTPase-activating protein 5 gives rise to the protein MTRLFRSKSCRLVDSKPSPPTPIFRNEEEEEEEEEEEEEEEEEELESDDEEESSPVCTAFMNGGGGSSRCQSESHQNQFAIVDILVAALKKSLVTCSVDTEEDHVSSLDISWPTEVRHVSHVTFDRFNGFLGLPSELEPHVPKRVPSASAKVFGVSAKSMQCSYDERGNSVPTILLMMQKRLYSEGGLQAEGIFRINAENSQEKFVRDQLNKGLVPPGIDVHCLSGLIKAWFRELPSGVLDCLTPEQVMRCNSEEDCTNLVKLLPPTEAALLDWAINLMADVVHHQHLNKMNARNIAMVFAPNMTQMVDPLTALIHAVQVMNFLKTLILKTLQERDKSTSKEDGDREGSLEQTEDATCASTPPSKSKFSRTSTLGRLEWCIEEKLWRPEEVNGKREFECVIDGSPSSSSRYENSYSSNSRSSMYESEHWVRLRKGVRKLCRHPVFQLSKPTKKSANNNANLGVVNSSSNREQRGEAWA